The Nocardia arthritidis genome has a window encoding:
- a CDS encoding PQQ-binding-like beta-propeller repeat protein, protein MNTKTRGLMRIPVAITVILVTLALPGTGQALPSGDWSMWQYDTAGSRYNANENVIKPANVGNLQLKWAFAFPDAVAASSQPAVVGGIVYVGGRDGKMYALDAKSGAQKWAFDAHTTLGHVPAYGLRDGPAVADGTVFFGDNSANLWAVDATTGAQKWVRQLDTHPWSIITGSPLVVDGTVYIGTSSQEEGQAVNPLYACCTFRGSVAAVDALTGALKWQHFTIAAPQPTGGTPAYEPSGGAVWSSPTIDLNSRTLFYTTGNPYTGTDAGTEAIVALNMDTGAQKWVNQLTPKDTWNVRCLTPPAGGNCPVPGRDFDFGTQPNIFTINGRLVVGAGQKTGIYHLLDGQTGQLVWQSQLSVPQPPIPGAQGTESLAGIQWGAAYDGSRLYVATYQADPGKLFALDPTDGHQIWSTPNPATTCPPSSGVQLVDQQCRAMPSAVSATPGLVWEGSVDGHIRAFSAATGAIVWDFNTLGTYLGTNLVPGTGGSLNGNGAVVAHGMLYINSGYLHPITQGLPGNVLLAFGLP, encoded by the coding sequence ATGAACACGAAAACCCGCGGGTTGATGCGCATCCCCGTCGCGATAACCGTGATCCTCGTGACCCTCGCGCTGCCCGGCACCGGCCAGGCCCTTCCCTCGGGTGACTGGTCGATGTGGCAGTACGACACCGCGGGTTCGCGGTACAACGCGAACGAGAACGTCATCAAACCCGCCAATGTGGGCAATTTGCAGCTGAAGTGGGCGTTCGCCTTTCCCGATGCCGTAGCCGCATCCAGCCAACCGGCCGTGGTCGGCGGCATCGTCTACGTGGGCGGCCGCGACGGGAAGATGTACGCGCTGGACGCCAAGTCCGGCGCGCAGAAGTGGGCCTTCGACGCCCACACCACGCTCGGTCACGTCCCGGCCTACGGCCTGCGAGACGGGCCGGCGGTTGCCGACGGCACGGTGTTCTTCGGCGACAACTCCGCGAACCTGTGGGCGGTGGACGCGACGACCGGAGCACAGAAGTGGGTCCGCCAACTCGACACGCATCCGTGGTCGATAATCACCGGCTCGCCGCTGGTCGTGGACGGCACGGTCTACATCGGCACCTCCAGTCAAGAGGAGGGCCAGGCCGTCAACCCGCTCTACGCGTGTTGCACCTTCCGCGGCAGCGTCGCGGCGGTGGACGCGTTGACCGGAGCACTGAAGTGGCAGCACTTCACCATCGCGGCGCCGCAACCGACCGGCGGCACACCCGCCTACGAACCCAGCGGCGGAGCGGTCTGGTCCTCGCCGACGATCGACCTCAATTCGCGCACGCTGTTCTACACCACCGGCAACCCGTATACCGGCACGGATGCGGGAACCGAGGCGATCGTCGCGCTGAATATGGATACCGGTGCGCAGAAATGGGTCAACCAGCTCACCCCCAAGGACACCTGGAACGTGCGCTGTTTGACACCACCTGCCGGCGGAAATTGCCCGGTCCCCGGACGTGACTTCGACTTCGGCACCCAGCCCAACATCTTCACCATCAACGGCCGCCTGGTCGTCGGGGCGGGTCAGAAGACCGGCATCTACCACCTACTCGACGGACAAACCGGCCAACTCGTCTGGCAGTCGCAGCTGTCGGTGCCACAGCCGCCGATACCGGGTGCGCAAGGGACCGAGTCCCTGGCGGGCATCCAGTGGGGCGCGGCTTATGACGGTAGCCGTCTGTATGTCGCTACCTACCAGGCCGATCCGGGCAAGCTCTTCGCCCTGGACCCGACGGACGGCCATCAGATCTGGAGTACGCCGAATCCGGCGACGACGTGCCCGCCCTCCAGCGGTGTCCAGCTGGTCGATCAGCAGTGCCGGGCGATGCCGAGCGCGGTGTCGGCGACGCCGGGCCTGGTCTGGGAGGGCAGCGTCGACGGCCACATCCGGGCCTTCTCGGCCGCCACAGGCGCCATTGTATGGGACTTCAACACGCTGGGTACCTACCTCGGCACCAACCTGGTTCCCGGCACGGGTGGTTCGCTGAACGGCAACGGCGCGGTCGTCGCGCATGGGATGCTGTACATCAATTCCGGGTATCTGCACCCGATCACGCAGGGCCTGCCGGGAAATGTCCTGCTGGCCTTCGGATTACCGTGA
- a CDS encoding cutinase family protein: MHVFRRVVAGAALASVVVAASGWTAYAQESSAGTCPALAVFGVQGTGESAPDADPKTDTGVLALMFRPMMAAASGLIERTYVPYEASFGGATAGGSLPYSQSVGHAVDRLDQMVGEMARRCPSTQFAGAGYSQGAHAMSMWAKRVGGGTGPIPADRVAAVALFANPARSPRSAVFPGRPGATSPAPAPGTSGEEVSKVSVTDPGLGGAGIAPLNDVEQGYGALTGRVADLCTPGDLACDAPEHAPVVHLITNIAGQSNLDPNDPVAAISTVAAALATTAFKTGVAVVNNDIHGKSLDELSYEPKKSISQRLAEMSDPRSPMPSADEVLSAVLKVGTIAFNAVKTVVTKVFTPDTIAQLATVGLADPAAAAMTLGTKVASAVVELVPPAAQSRMVNEAFAALKDNITDNRDLFNIATLVKYSDTIAKHQGYASVSASPNGKSPLTVAADWFSAAARDIAASAQGPR; encoded by the coding sequence ATGCACGTATTTCGTCGGGTGGTGGCAGGTGCCGCGCTGGCGTCGGTGGTGGTCGCGGCCAGCGGTTGGACGGCTTACGCGCAGGAATCTAGCGCCGGAACGTGTCCTGCTCTCGCGGTGTTCGGTGTCCAGGGGACGGGGGAGTCGGCGCCGGACGCCGACCCCAAGACCGATACCGGTGTGCTCGCATTGATGTTTCGGCCGATGATGGCCGCGGCATCCGGGCTGATCGAGCGAACCTACGTGCCGTACGAGGCGAGCTTCGGCGGCGCGACGGCGGGCGGTTCGCTTCCGTATTCCCAGTCGGTCGGCCATGCCGTAGATCGGTTGGACCAGATGGTCGGCGAGATGGCTCGGCGGTGCCCCTCGACGCAGTTCGCCGGGGCTGGCTATTCGCAAGGTGCGCATGCGATGTCGATGTGGGCCAAGCGAGTCGGTGGCGGGACCGGCCCGATTCCCGCTGATCGAGTGGCAGCCGTCGCATTGTTCGCCAATCCGGCTCGATCGCCTCGGTCGGCAGTGTTCCCCGGCCGTCCCGGAGCTACGTCTCCGGCTCCGGCGCCCGGAACGAGTGGTGAGGAAGTCTCGAAGGTCAGCGTGACCGACCCCGGTCTTGGCGGTGCAGGTATTGCTCCGCTCAATGATGTCGAGCAGGGATATGGTGCTTTGACCGGACGGGTCGCCGATTTGTGCACTCCTGGTGATTTGGCTTGTGACGCACCGGAACACGCGCCGGTCGTCCACCTGATCACGAACATCGCGGGCCAATCGAATCTGGACCCGAACGATCCCGTTGCGGCTATCTCCACGGTGGCGGCTGCGTTGGCGACTACCGCGTTCAAGACCGGAGTCGCGGTGGTCAACAACGACATCCACGGCAAGAGCCTGGATGAGCTGAGCTATGAGCCGAAGAAGTCGATCTCCCAGCGGCTTGCGGAGATGTCGGACCCTCGTAGCCCGATGCCGTCGGCGGATGAAGTTCTTTCGGCGGTATTGAAGGTAGGAACTATCGCGTTCAATGCTGTAAAGACCGTCGTAACAAAGGTTTTCACGCCAGACACGATCGCGCAGTTGGCGACGGTCGGGCTTGCTGACCCGGCGGCCGCTGCGATGACATTGGGGACGAAGGTGGCCTCGGCGGTGGTGGAGCTCGTGCCTCCGGCGGCTCAATCCCGGATGGTCAATGAGGCGTTCGCGGCGTTGAAGGACAACATCACCGATAACCGAGATCTGTTCAATATCGCCACGCTGGTCAAATACAGCGACACGATCGCGAAGCACCAGGGCTATGCCTCTGTTTCGGCATCCCCCAACGGGAAGTCCCCGTTGACGGTTGCGGCGGATTGGTTCTCCGCAGCTGCACGTGACATCGCCGCGAGCGCTCAAGGCCCGAGGTGA